A part of Dehalogenimonas sp. W genomic DNA contains:
- a CDS encoding amino acid--tRNA ligase-related protein: protein MDLSDLGDKHSNLKLRSAVVRLVRQFFHERHFLEVDTPQLAHNPLPEAFIEPIKTECGFLLPSPELYMKPLLAAGFGDIFQIGHCYRKNECGMHHLEEFTLLEYYRTGLNYLALAQETQCLFTFLAETLGYSDSLNYEGYAIDLTPPWPELSISEAFMSTCGWDPVKTPDPERFDLELATSVAELSRRRPLIIFDFPADMASLARLRTDNPSVAERAEIFIGGLELANIFSELTDPAEQRRRFEKEMSAHQATGYKAEMPEDFLDALQYLPESAGGALGIDRLVMLFCDAPDIRKVNAFPI from the coding sequence ATGGATCTGTCCGACTTAGGCGATAAGCATTCCAATCTGAAACTACGCAGTGCCGTTGTCAGGCTGGTAAGGCAATTCTTCCATGAACGGCATTTTTTAGAAGTAGACACCCCGCAACTCGCTCACAACCCCCTGCCCGAGGCCTTTATTGAACCAATCAAGACTGAGTGCGGTTTTCTGTTGCCGTCACCAGAATTGTATATGAAACCTTTGCTAGCGGCCGGTTTTGGCGATATTTTTCAAATAGGCCATTGTTACCGAAAGAACGAATGTGGCATGCATCATCTGGAAGAATTCACCCTGCTGGAATATTACCGTACCGGATTAAATTATCTTGCTCTCGCCCAGGAAACACAATGTCTGTTTACGTTCCTGGCAGAGACGTTGGGTTATTCTGACTCACTGAATTACGAGGGATATGCCATTGACCTGACACCGCCGTGGCCGGAACTATCTATCAGCGAAGCTTTTATGTCTACCTGCGGGTGGGACCCGGTAAAGACGCCTGACCCTGAGAGATTTGACCTTGAACTGGCGACATCGGTGGCCGAACTTAGCCGGCGGCGACCGCTGATAATTTTTGATTTCCCGGCTGATATGGCATCTCTGGCCAGATTACGCACCGATAACCCATCGGTTGCTGAAAGGGCTGAAATTTTCATCGGCGGGTTGGAACTGGCTAATATTTTCAGCGAACTGACTGATCCTGCTGAGCAGCGCCGACGTTTTGAAAAAGAAATGTCAGCCCATCAAGCTACCGGCTACAAAGCGGAGATGCCGGAGGATTTCCTTGACGCATTGCAGTATTTACCCGAATCAGCGGGCGGTGCGCTGGGAATTGACCGTTTAGTGATGCTCTTTTGTGACGCCCCGGATATCAGGAAGGTCAACGCCTTCCCGATCTAA
- a CDS encoding carbon-nitrogen hydrolase family protein: protein MKVAIYQIADTGDADTNITKAYDAITKSEADFFALPEFFAIPGGDYKKQYTLESCYQETGKPAYDMLEKASRVFPGYIIGGSILERDGNCYYNTCYVWKNGDLVTSYRKIKITREEVDLQICPGKDPVTFASPFGQIGLMICADCISWDVVDAVAAGSKYVFLPVSLTDPNHPPFTGHPLSEAIAKKHGATVIKITRMGTFGGKVLASRSAVTTPEGTIWEALESLEFLAEVEI from the coding sequence ATGAAAGTTGCTATTTATCAAATTGCCGACACCGGTGACGCCGATACCAATATCACTAAAGCCTATGACGCTATTACTAAATCGGAAGCTGACTTTTTTGCCCTGCCTGAGTTTTTTGCAATACCTGGAGGGGACTATAAAAAGCAGTATACGCTTGAAAGCTGCTATCAGGAAACCGGTAAGCCGGCATATGACATGCTGGAGAAGGCCAGTCGGGTTTTTCCTGGCTATATTATCGGCGGAAGTATTCTGGAGCGAGACGGGAATTGTTATTACAATACCTGTTACGTCTGGAAAAACGGTGATTTAGTTACCTCATACCGTAAAATTAAAATCACCCGTGAAGAGGTTGACCTCCAAATCTGTCCCGGAAAAGACCCGGTGACGTTTGCTTCCCCATTCGGCCAAATCGGGTTGATGATTTGCGCAGATTGTATCTCCTGGGATGTCGTGGACGCGGTAGCCGCCGGTTCCAAATATGTTTTTTTACCGGTTTCCCTGACTGATCCTAATCACCCGCCCTTTACCGGACATCCGCTATCTGAAGCAATCGCTAAAAAGCACGGGGCCACCGTCATCAAGATAACCCGGATGGGAACTTTCGGCGGCAAGGTGCTGGCCAGCCGTAGCGCAGTCACTACCCCCGAAGGTACAATCTGGGAAGCACTAGAATCATTAGAATTTCTGGCAGAAGTAGAGATTTAG
- a CDS encoding nitronate monooxygenase, protein MAKWYKPPVLRIGPHKARLPIVQGGMAVGISLSGLASAVANAGGIGVIAAPGVGLFEPDFHKNFFEANIRGLRKEIRRARSLTKGVLGVNIMVALTDFATLVKTAIEEKIDIIFAGAGLPLRLPELLDGNQHTKLVPIVSSARAARILCKKWQDDFNYTPDGFVVEGPKAGGHLGFKAEELDAAENQLERLVPEVIEAVKPFAAKAGKPIPVIAAGGVYSGEDIFKFLRLGAAGVQMATRFVATDECDASPAFKQAYVESEAGDAVIIKSPVGMPGRALGNEYLANVAAGKKQPFKCPQHCVKTCDYQTSPYCIFVALLNAQRGRLSGGFAFCGSNVHRITEIVPVKKLVDSLVKEYKSAAVQELLEQLTRYMNNMMRSPSLDRGAL, encoded by the coding sequence TTGGCCAAATGGTACAAACCTCCGGTTTTACGGATAGGGCCGCATAAAGCCCGATTACCCATTGTGCAGGGTGGTATGGCGGTTGGTATTTCCCTTTCCGGACTGGCTTCGGCCGTGGCCAACGCCGGCGGTATCGGTGTTATTGCCGCTCCGGGGGTCGGTCTTTTTGAACCTGATTTTCATAAAAACTTTTTTGAAGCCAACATCCGTGGCTTACGGAAAGAAATCAGGCGGGCTCGGTCGTTGACTAAAGGTGTTCTGGGCGTCAATATCATGGTAGCCCTTACTGATTTCGCAACACTGGTGAAAACTGCAATTGAAGAGAAAATAGATATAATTTTTGCCGGAGCCGGCTTACCATTGCGGTTGCCGGAACTTTTAGACGGCAATCAACACACCAAGCTGGTGCCCATAGTGTCATCGGCCCGGGCTGCCCGTATTCTGTGTAAAAAATGGCAGGATGACTTCAATTATACGCCCGATGGGTTTGTTGTTGAGGGCCCTAAAGCTGGTGGTCATCTGGGTTTCAAGGCTGAAGAACTTGACGCGGCTGAAAACCAGCTGGAGCGGTTGGTACCCGAAGTGATTGAGGCGGTTAAACCTTTCGCTGCTAAGGCCGGGAAACCGATACCTGTCATTGCTGCCGGTGGCGTCTATTCCGGTGAAGACATTTTTAAGTTTTTGAGACTGGGTGCCGCCGGAGTTCAAATGGCCACCAGATTTGTAGCTACAGATGAGTGTGATGCCTCTCCGGCATTTAAGCAAGCTTATGTTGAATCTGAGGCGGGTGATGCGGTCATTATTAAAAGTCCGGTCGGCATGCCCGGTCGGGCTTTGGGCAATGAATATCTGGCCAACGTCGCCGCTGGAAAGAAACAGCCTTTTAAGTGTCCGCAGCACTGTGTTAAAACCTGCGATTACCAGACAAGTCCATATTGCATATTTGTGGCGCTGTTGAACGCCCAACGCGGGCGGTTGAGCGGCGGTTTCGCCTTCTGCGGCTCTAACGTACACCGGATTACGGAGATTGTACCGGTAAAAAAGCTGGTGGATTCGCTGGTAAAAGAATATAAAAGCGCCGCTGTACAAGAACTGCTTGAGCAATTGACCCGCTATATGAACAATATGATGCGGTCTCCGTCTTTGGATCGGGGAGCACTGTAA
- a CDS encoding response regulator transcription factor, with protein MKVLIIEDDRTIVDYLELAFNMNMPEVELLTARFGEEGVALTQRESPDVVILDLGLPDKDGFDVLKELRMFSQVLIIVLTARGDEKDIVKGLEWGADDYVVKPFRQLELLARVRTLLRRQAAASEPAIINYGGFTLDTARNHLDTGDGEPIELTRTEGLIMALLMRNKGKVVAHEKLSEIIWGENYPGSINALRVYIGRLRRKLETGRNSRPVIQSKPGMGYHISGEIKNQN; from the coding sequence ATGAAAGTCCTGATAATTGAGGATGACCGGACTATTGTGGATTACCTCGAGCTGGCCTTCAATATGAATATGCCGGAAGTGGAGCTGTTGACTGCGCGGTTTGGGGAGGAGGGAGTGGCGTTAACCCAACGGGAATCTCCTGACGTAGTCATTCTTGATTTGGGTTTGCCGGACAAAGACGGGTTTGACGTTTTGAAAGAATTAAGGATGTTTTCTCAGGTACTTATAATTGTACTGACTGCTCGCGGTGATGAAAAGGACATTGTAAAAGGGCTGGAGTGGGGTGCGGATGACTATGTGGTCAAACCCTTCCGCCAGTTGGAACTGCTGGCAAGAGTCAGGACCTTGCTTCGGCGACAGGCGGCGGCTAGTGAACCGGCGATCATTAACTACGGTGGATTTACTCTGGATACCGCTCGAAATCATCTGGATACCGGAGATGGTGAGCCGATTGAATTAACCCGTACTGAAGGTTTGATCATGGCTTTGTTGATGCGCAACAAGGGTAAGGTGGTAGCTCATGAAAAGCTTTCGGAGATTATCTGGGGCGAGAATTACCCGGGTTCCATCAATGCCCTGAGGGTGTATATCGGACGTCTCCGCCGTAAGTTGGAAACGGGCCGTAATTCCCGGCCGGTTATTCAGAGCAAGCCGGGTATGGGTTACCATATTTCAGGTGAAATAAAAAACCAGAATTAA